The proteins below come from a single Acidimicrobiales bacterium genomic window:
- a CDS encoding putative PEP-binding protein yields the protein MLVGVPTSPGAGAGPVVRPTGRAPAAGVVVAGDLTPGDVMALDAGSVRAVATAAGAPLSHAAIVARSRGIPLVTGLGPAVLDIPEGTLVLVDGGAGTVHVDPEPSVVEAAAARQRAAAARDDEAQARAMDAARTVDGHLVPVVANVGGPDEARVAIAAGADGVGMLRTEFAFLDRPHPPGEDEQYLAYRRVADALDGRPLVVRTLDLGADIPAWGGMAEPNPALGNRGLRFTLTAPDLLETQLRAVVRLAAERPVQVMFPMVTGVDEVRAARACLDRLVDRSGSAPTVEVGITVEVPAAAVTAEAFAPLVDFFAIGSNDLTQYTLAADRQNAAVAALADGLHPAVLRLIRLVAYAGEVHRRPVEIVGEMATDPLAIPIILGLGVTMLSVRPNAVATVKQAVRATSLAKARGLAEAALDAESAAAVRRLAAAP from the coding sequence GTGCTGGTCGGGGTCCCCACCAGCCCCGGTGCCGGCGCCGGGCCCGTCGTCCGGCCGACCGGCAGGGCCCCGGCGGCCGGCGTGGTGGTCGCCGGCGACCTCACCCCCGGCGACGTCATGGCGCTCGACGCCGGGTCGGTCCGGGCGGTGGCCACGGCGGCGGGAGCACCGCTGTCGCACGCGGCCATCGTCGCCCGCTCCCGGGGCATCCCCCTCGTCACCGGGCTCGGCCCCGCCGTGCTCGACATCCCCGAGGGGACGCTGGTGCTGGTCGACGGTGGAGCCGGCACCGTGCACGTCGACCCCGAGCCGTCGGTGGTCGAGGCGGCGGCGGCCCGGCAACGGGCGGCGGCAGCACGGGACGACGAGGCGCAGGCGCGGGCCATGGACGCGGCGCGGACGGTCGACGGCCACCTCGTCCCCGTGGTGGCGAACGTGGGCGGCCCCGACGAGGCCCGCGTGGCGATCGCCGCGGGGGCCGACGGCGTCGGCATGCTGCGGACCGAGTTCGCCTTCCTCGACCGGCCCCACCCACCGGGCGAGGACGAGCAGTACCTGGCCTACCGGCGCGTCGCGGACGCCCTTGACGGGCGGCCGCTGGTCGTGCGGACGCTCGACCTCGGCGCCGACATCCCCGCATGGGGCGGCATGGCGGAGCCGAACCCCGCGCTCGGCAACCGCGGCCTGCGCTTCACGCTCACCGCACCCGACCTCCTGGAGACGCAGCTGCGGGCGGTCGTCCGCCTCGCCGCCGAGCGTCCCGTGCAGGTGATGTTCCCGATGGTGACGGGCGTGGACGAGGTGCGCGCCGCCCGGGCGTGCCTCGACCGCCTCGTCGACCGGAGCGGCTCGGCGCCGACGGTGGAGGTGGGCATCACCGTGGAGGTGCCGGCGGCGGCGGTCACGGCCGAGGCGTTCGCCCCGCTGGTGGACTTCTTCGCCATCGGGAGCAACGACCTCACCCAGTACACGCTCGCCGCCGACCGCCAGAACGCGGCGGTGGCCGCCCTCGCCGACGGGCTGCACCCCGCCGTACTCCGCCTGATCCGGCTGGTCGCCTACGCCGGGGAGGTCCACCGTCGGCCGGTGGAGATCGTCGGCGAGATGGCCACCGACCCTCTCGCCATCCCCATCATCCTGGGTCTCGGCGTGACGATGCTCTCGGTGCGCCCCAACGCGGTGGCGACGGTGAAGCAGGCCGTCCGGGCGACGTCGCTGGCAAAGGCGCGCGGCCTGGCCGAGGCGGCCCTGGACGCCGAGTCCGCCGCCGCCGTCCGCCGCCTCGCCGCCGCCCCCTGA